The Penicillium digitatum chromosome 6, complete sequence genome has a window encoding:
- a CDS encoding carbohydrate-binding module family 1 protein produces the protein MRSLAWLVSLPMVADAGEVLWSGFFNASATVADFDKWSWSNQVGDWQWYIHGSAGTDKYLGLSPDHKNPADSTDEQGIRITIDGTSFWNGQTMERSEIIPETKANLGRGHVFYHFSLKTEETNAPNASFEHQIAFFESHFTELKYGTTSGTSGEDNTLRWCVGGASHWETNLKPGHWYNFAYDIDFDAKTVGLWASNGCDNLTQVVSAVNASTWTDSADWHIGELRLSNGGLNATPEDWFWSGIFVEKSPITASIAGPA, from the exons ATGCGCTCTCTTGCATGGCTTGTATCCCTTCCCATGGTGGCTGACGCGGGCGAAGTCCTATGGAGCGGGTTCTTCAACGCCTCCGCGACTGTTGCTGATTTTGATAAGT GGTCGTGGTCTAACCAAGTTGGCGATTGGCAGTGGTATATTCACGGGTCTGCAGGCACAGACAAGTACCTCGGTCTTTCACCGGATCACAAGAACCCGGCAGATTCCACTGATGAGCAGGGGATTCGTATCACAATC GATGGCACGTCGTTCTGGAATGGACAAACCATGGAACGATCCGAGATCATCCCCGAGACCAAGGCCAATCTCGGGAGGGGCCATGTGTTTTACCACTTCTCGCTAAAGACAGAAGAGACGAATGCGCCGAACGCAAGCTTCGAGCATCAGATCGCGTTCTTTGAG AGCCATTTCACCGAGCTCAAATACGGCACCACGAGCGGCACTTCAGGTGAAGATAACACCCTCCGCTGGTGCGTCGGTGGTGCGTCGCACTGGGAAACCAACTTGAAACCAGGGCATTGGTACAACTTCGCTTACGATATTGACTTCGACGCGAAAACAGTTGGACTATGGGCATCGAATGGATGCGATAACCTGACGCAGGTTGTATCGGCTGTCAACGCATCGACTTGGACGGACTCAGCGGATTGGCATATCGGCGAATTGAGGCTCTCTAATGGGGGTTTGAACGCAACCCCGGAGGATTGGTTTTGGTCTGGTATATTTGTGGAGAAGAGTCCAATCACGGCTTCCATTGCGGGTCCTGCGTGA
- a CDS encoding DUF1275 domain protein — protein sequence MSYETDALLGNHRCAKQSLLYRVSKHLRSDLDPTHGDLVLLFCYVITGLLDSSAVLVWGSFVSMQTGNTVYFGLGLFGTRDDRWIRSGVSIAGFCLGSWCFATFHRVFPARRRWVLCASFLAQTLCVGLAASIVTIHRPAQGAPLNWLVLVPVALIAFQSSGQAVTSRVLNFTGLTSVVLTSTYCDLFSHPDFFSTKLVGHAEEMRRIGAILCLLVGVVLGGFWAHSDVEMMGALWTAVIMKSMIVGAWLVWSGKMEDTE from the coding sequence ATGTCTTACGAAACAGACGCCCTGCTGGGCAATCACAGATGTGCTAAACAGTCTCTGCTCTACCGGGTATCTAAACACTTACGCAGCGATCTTGACCCCACGCACGGCGACCTGGTCCTACTATTCTGTTACGTCATCACCGGCCTCCTGGACAGCTCCGCGGTTCTCGTATGGGGCTCCTTCGTGAGCATGCAAACGGGCAACACGGTGTATTTTGGTTTAGGCCTCTTTGGCACCAGAGACGATCGCTGGATCAGATCCGGAGTCTCTATTGCGGGGTTCTGTCTAGGCTCGTGGTGCTTCGCCACCTTCCACCGTGTCTTCCCGGCGAGACGGAGATGGGTGCTCTGTGCGTCGTTCCTTGCTCAAACCTTGTGTGTTGGTCTTGCGGCTTCGATTGTTACCATTCATCGGCCGGCTCAAGGTGCACCCTTGAATTGGTTGGTCCTCGTCCCGGTTGCGCTCATCGCATTCCAGAGTAGCGGGCAGGCGGTGACGAGCCGTGTTTTGAATTTCACTGGCTTGACGAGTGTCGTTCTCACTAGTACTTATTGCGACTTGTTTTCACATCCTGATTTCTTCTCGACGAAGCTTGTCGGTCATGCTGAGGAGATGCGTCGGATTGGCGCAATCTTGTGCTTGTTGGTCGGGGTGGTCTTGGGGGGATTCTGGGCTCATAGCGATGTGGAGATGATGGGAGCTTTGTGGACTGCTGTGATCATGAAATCGATGATTGTTGGTGCGTGGTTGGTCTGGAGTGGAAAAATGGAGGACACAGAATAA
- a CDS encoding Amino acid/polyamine transporter I, with the protein MPSENTSPHDQIDSFERVQTMEEEHFVKDLPEIEGSPQDQDDMTRMGKIQELKRNFRPLAALSFSAVLQATWEFVLISNTQGLENGGLAGVFWSYMWTFVGFGFIILSLAEMASMAPTSGGQYHWISEFSSPRYQKFLSYTTGWMSVLAWQAGAASGSFLTGTIIQGLISLRDPSYEPQNWQGTLFVFAMIAVIYFFNVYAASWMPRIQNVLLALHLLCWVIIVAILFAMAPHNSAKTVFTSFYNGGNWSTMGISLMIGQITAIYGSLSSDATAHMSEEVKDAGRYVPIAIAWGYFGNGILALIIIVGFLLALPSVPNALSDSTGFPFLHVLRQFLSTSGVNGLTAIILIPVIFSNILFNASTARQTYAFARDRGLPFADWISHVDPRRRIPVRAIALSCIISGLLSLINIASQVAFNAIISLNVAALMYTYAVSISCVVYRKVVCPETLPLRRWSLGRFGLAVNVIGLLYVLFALFWSFWPPSPLPAAREFNWSVVIFFGVFIISLFMYLFQGRGQYVGPVVTVHR; encoded by the exons ATGCCATCAGAGAACACATCTCCACACGATCAGATCGATTCCTTTGAGAGAGTTCAAACGATGGAAGAAGAACACTTTGTGAAAGACCTACCAGAGATAGAGGGCAGTCCCCAGGATCAGGATGATATGACACGCATGGGAAAGATCCAAGAACTCAAG CGTAATTTTCGACCCCTTGCAGCGTTGAGCTTTTCAGCAGTTCTTCAAGCTACTTGGGAGTTTGTACTTAT CTCGAACACGCAAGGCCTTGAGAATGGTGGCCTCGCTGGTGTCTTCTGGTCTTACATGTGGACCTTCGTTGGATTTGGCTTCATCATCCTTTCCTTAGCCGAAATGGCATCAAT GGCACCTACGTCAGGAGGCCAATACCACTGGATATCGGAATTTTCTTCGCCACGATACCAGAAGTTTCTGAGTTACACTACTG GATGGATGTCGGTACTGGCCTGGCAGGCCGGAGCTGCATCTGGCTCGTTTCTGACCGGTACTATTATCCAAGGACTCATCTCCCTCCGTGACCCGAGCTATGAACCCCAAAATTGGCAAGGAACCTTGTTTGTATTCGCGATGATCGCGGTGATTTACTTTTTCAATGTCTATGCGGCAAGCTGGATGCCACGAATTCAAAACGTCCTTCTCGCTCTCCATTTGTTATGCTGGGTCATCATTGTGGCGATCTTGTTCGCCATGGCTCCTCACAACTCGGCTAAAACCGTCTTCACCTCATTCTACAATGGTGGGAATTGGTCAACTATGGGCATCAGCTTAATGATTGGTCAGATTACAGCTATCTACGGCTCATTGA GCTCCGACGCCACCGCACACATGTCTGAAGAAGTCAAGGATGCAGGTCGATACGTACCAATCGCGATCGCATGGGGATACTTTGGCAATGGCATACTAGCTCTGATAATCATCGTTGGATTCCTTCTTGCTCTACCCTCTGTGCCTAATGCTCTCAGCGACAGTACCGGATTCCCTTTCCTCCATGTCCTCCGCCAATTCCTCTCAACCTCCGGTGTCAACGGCCTCACAGCAATAATTTTGATTCCAGTCATATTCAGTAACATCTTATTCAATGCGTCCACTGCACGTCAGACATATGCATTCGCACGGGATCGTGGTCTACCCTTCGCAGACTGGATCTCGCATGTTGATCCACGCCGTCGAATCCCAGTACGAGCCATTGCGCTGTCGTGCATTATCAGCGGCCTCTTGTCGCTGATTAATATCGCTTCGCAAGTTGCATTCAACGCgatcatctctctcaacgTTGCTGCGCTCATGTACACTTACGCGGTGTCAATCAGCTGCGTGGTTTACCGGAAGGTTGTCTGCCCGGAAACGTTGCCTCTTCGACGTTGGAGTCTAGGTCGTTTCGGTCTTGCGGTAAATGTTATTGGGCTGCTCTACGTTCTTTTTGCGCTCTTTTGGTCGTTCTGGCCTCCTAGTCCTTTGCCTGCCGCCCGAGAGTTTAATTGGAGTGTGGTTATCTTCTTTGGTGTGTTCATCATCAGTCTGTTCATGTATCTCTTCCAGGGTAGAGGACAGTATGTCGGCCCCGTTGTGACGGTCCATCGGTGA
- a CDS encoding Sucrose/H+ symporter, plant produces the protein MFDNGDTHNVPDAEMPRNFPTWRKWVINIMLGLMTICITFGSSVFSTATKQTAAKFGVSSEVMVLGVSLFVLGFAFGPIIFGPLSELYGRKRPLFVGMFLFAIFQIPVAVAQNLQTIFICRFLGGLFASAPLAIVSGILADMFEPVERGIAMAIFAAATFIGPVAGPIVGGFVTISHLGWRWTEYITAIWAFAIAGIGILVIPETFEGTLLKQRAERLRTKTKNWALHAKVEEKVVHNPERPCSARGAADSNDHWRCPVARGSYLEPS, from the exons ATGTTCGATAATGGCGATACGCACAATGTGCCCGATGCG GAGATGCCCCGGAACTTTCCGACATGGAGAAAATGGGTGATCAACATAATGCTAGGACTGATGACGATCTGCATTACATTCGGCTCTTCGGTCTTCAGCACAGCAACCAAACAGACAGCGGCCAAGTTCGGCGTCTCCTCAGAAGTGATGGTGTTGGGTGTCAGTTTGTTCGTCCTGGGTTTCGCCTTTGGGCCTATTATCTTCGGACCCCTGTCGGAACTGTACGGCCGGAAGCGACCGCTATTTGTGGGCATGTTTCTCTTCGCAATTTTTCAGATCCCTGTTGCGGTAGCACAGAACTTGCAAACTATCTTCATATGTCGCTTTCTGGGTGGACTCTTTGCTAGTGCACCTCTTGCTATT GTATCCGGCATCCTGGCCGATATGTTCGAGCCCGTAGAGCGAGGAATTGCAATGGCCATCTTTGCCGCGGCAACCTTCATCGGCCCGGTAGCTGGACCAATAGTCGGCGGCTTCGTAACTATCTCCCACCTAGGCTGGCGTTGGACGGAGTACATTACCGCCATTTGGGCGTTTGCCATCGCTGGTATCGGGATCTTGGTAATCCCCGAGACGTTCGAGGGAACGTTACTCAAGCAACGTGCTGAGCGCCTGCGCACAAAAACTAAGAACTGGGCTCTGCATGCTAAGGTCGAAGAGAAGGTG GTTCATAATCCGGAACGGCCGTGTTCGGCCAGAGGAGCGGCTGATTCCAATGATCATTGGAGGTGCCCTGTTGCCCGCGG GTCATATCTGGAGCCTTCCTAG
- a CDS encoding Sorbitol/xylulose reductase Sou1-like, putative: MPIPVPKANRLLDLLSLKGKVVVVTGASGPRGMGIEAARGCAEMGADLAITYASRREGAEKNAKELAEEYGVKVKPYKCDVGNWESVDTLVKEVIKDFGKIDAFIANAGRTADSGILDGSVEDWNEVINTDLTGTFHCAKAVGAHFKERGTGSFVITSSMSGHIANFPQEQTSYNVAKAGTIHLARSLANEWRDFARVNSISPGYIDTGLSDFVAKDVQDLWNSMIPMGRNGDAKELKGAYVYLVSDASTYMTGNDLLIDGGYTVR, encoded by the coding sequence ATGCCCATCCCCGTACCCAAAGCCAACCGCCTCCTCGACCTTCTTAGCCTCAAGGGCAAGGTTGTTGTTGTAACCGGAGCCTCCGGTCCTCGAGGCATGGGCATCGAAGCCGCCCGCGGCTGTGCCGAGATGGGCGCTGATTTGGCTATCACATACGCTTCCCGCCGTGAGGGTGCTGAGAAAAACGCCAAGGAACTCGCAGAAGAATACGGCGTGAAGGTCAAGCCCTACAAGTGCGACGTAGGCAACTGGGAAAGCGTGGACACTCTCGTAAAAGAGGTGATCAAAGACTTTGGGAAGATCGACGCCTTCATTGCCAACGCTGGACGGACTGCCGACAGCGGCATTCTTGACGGATCTGTCGAGGACTGGAACGAAGTCATCAACACCGATTTGACCGGCACTTTCCACTGTGCCAAGGCTGTTGGTGCTCACTTCAAGGAGCGCGGAACTGGCAGCTTCGTTATTACATCATCCATGTCAGGCCACATAGCCAACTTCCCCCAGGAACAAACGTCTTACAACGTCGCCAAGGCTGGCACGATTCACCTTGCCCGGTCGCTGGCTAATGAATGGCGAGACTTTGCCCGCGTGAACAGCATCTCGCCCGGTTACATTGACACCGGGTTGTCTGATTTCGTCGCTAAGGATGTTCAGGATCTTTGGAACTCTATGATCCCGATGGGTCGCAATGGTGATGCGAAGGAACTTAAGGGTGCCTATGTTTACCTGGTCAGCGATGCCAGCACTTACATGACGGGCAACGATTTGCTCATTGACGGTGGTTACACCGTGCGGTAA
- a CDS encoding Major facilitator superfamily domain, general substrate transporter translates to MTDQTDEIPPAQPVRDGGHLHRPSTSSSLHHNNFKDSFFARTHSFFQRDSHIGHVGRHPLRGSEDVEIHTWNGPDDPDNPFNWSKTYKWVLTLTICFISILTGLPAGSYGAGNKYMEQRFHVQNEPFPNLVWATASWNMGAAFWPLIFVPLTESSGRMPGYFIAYFILVVSLFPSAFAQNFATLVVTRFFGGGASSVSINIVGGSISDVWYGPKARSLPMSLFGFTSVVGIALGPFIGSAIQQIHKNSPWRWIFYIQIIYNAGLIPVFWFILRETRADVILKRRAKKLRMETGRAIYAEADLDTTSVLKLVQISFERPTRMLLTEPVVIFFTLWVSFAWGILFLFFSSVTQTFSANYGWGTFQTGLVQLAISVGAVIGTILNPIQDWIYLRSARQNRECPGRPIPEARLYTSIPGSLLFAGGLFWYGWASVEDGSVSWVVPALGIGCTGVGIYSIYMAVVNYLTDAYEKYAASALSAASLGRNTFGAFLPLASFQLFNNLGFGWAGSLLGFVGLALSVVPVVLVLKGPAIRRQSPFMREATFDPDDGEKDRPSNKMEV, encoded by the exons ATGACAGATCAAACCGATGAAATTCCCCCTGCTCAGCCAGTCCGAGATGGTGGGCATTTACATCGACCGTCTACGTCTAGTTCTTTGCACCATAACAATTTCAAAGATTCTTTTTTCGCAAG AACCCATTCCTTTTTCCAGCGAGACAGTCACATAGGTCACGTTGGGCGACACCCTTTGCGGGGTAGCGAGGACGTCGAGATACATACCTGGAATGGTCCAGATGATCCAGACAATCC ATTCAATTGGAGCAAAACCTACAAATGGGTGCTTACTCTGACCATCTGTTTTAT TTCCATCCTTACAGGTCTGCCCGCTGGATCCTATGGCGCCGGGAACAAATACATGGAACAACGCTTTCATGTTCAAAATGAGCCCTTTCCGAACCTCGTATGGGCCACAGCCTCTTGGAATATGGGCGCTGCATTCTGGCCCTTGATTTTTGTCCCATTAACCGAATCATCGGGGCGTATGCCTGGGTATTTCATTGCTTATTTCATTCTTGTGGTTTCGCTATTTCCTTCGGCCTTTGCGCAAAACTTTGCCACGTTGGTCGTGACTCGATTCTTTGGCGGTGGCGCCTCTTCGGTATCTATCAACATCGTCGGAGGTAGCATCAGCGATGTCTGGTATGGCCCGAAGGCTCGGAGCTTACCGATGTCTCTGTTTGGATTTACGAGCGTAGTTGGGATAGCGTTGGGTCCCTTTATCGGATCAGCCATTCAACAGATTCACAAAAACAGTCCATGGAGATG GATCTTCTACATTCAGATAATTTATAACGCTGGACTAATCCCGGTCTTCTGGTTCATTCTTCGCGAGACCCGCGCAGATGTGATCTTAAAACGACGTGCGAAGAAACTCCGCATGGAGACCGGCCGTGCTATATATGCCGAAGCAGATTTGGACACCACCAGCGTCTTGAAGCTGGTGCAGATTTCGTTCGAGCGTCCTACCCGAATGCTCCTGACGGAGCCTGTTGTCATTTTCTTTACCCTATGGGTCAGCTTCGCGTGGGGAATCCTCTTCCTGTTTTTCTCAAGTGTCACCCAAACCTTTAGTGCAAACTATGGCTGGGGAACATTCCAGACTGGTCTAGTTCAGCTAGCCATATCAGTGGGAGCTGTAATTGGCACAATTCTAAACCCTATCCAAGACTGGATCTACCTCAGGTCTGCGCGCCAAAATCGTGAGTGTCCCGGTAGACCGATTCCAGAAGCCCGGTTGTATACTTCTATACCTGGCAGTCTTTTGTTCGCGGGTGGGCTCTTCTGGTACGGTTGGGCTAGTGTTGAAGACGGCTCTGTCTCTTGGGTCGTGCCGGCGCTAGGAATTGGCTGCACAGGCGTGGGAATTTACTCTATCTACATGGCCGTGGTCAACTACCTGACTGACGCCTACGAGAAATACGCTGCATCGGCGTTGTCAGCCGCTTCGTTAGGGCGAAACACTTTTGGTGCTTTTTTGCCTCTTGCATCTTTCCAGCTTTTCAATAACTTAGGCTTTGGCTGGGCTGGATCTTTGCTCGGTTTTGTTGGACTTGCCCTATCGGTTGTACCTGTCGTGCTGGTACTTAAGGGGCCAGCAATTCGCCGACAAAGTCCCTTCATGCGCGAGGCTACGTTTGACCCTGATGACGGTGAAAAGGACCGCCCCTCAAACAAGATGGAAGTGTGA
- a CDS encoding Sugar transporter, putative — MASTVGCIFGGILNGYFASKYGYRLVMFIALGVLAALIFITFFANSAGVLLTGQVLCGLSWGVFATIGPAYASEVCPTILRGYLTIYVNLCWAIGQLIASGVLYGLVDRKDQWGYRIPFGLQWIWPVPLMIVCWLAPESPWWLVRSDRLEDAKRSIRRLGGSKTEEQINGQLAMMVHTIKLESEIEAGTTYCDCFKGVDLRRTEICCMAFVGQILSGSTFAYSPTYFFTQAGMDTSRSFQLGVGCTSIAFVGTCFSWWLITGFGRRTLYVWGQGILCATLFMIGILDVSSSANSIMWAQAGLCFFWLLTYSLTVGPITYAIVSETSSVRLRPLTVCIARTSYQIINVVSQVLEPYFMNPTAWNASGKTGFFWGATALVAFVWAFFRLPEAKDRTYAELDILFASKVKARNFALTVVDPYAIRPAESQAGLVRKKTQDTNH, encoded by the exons ATGGCTAGTACGGTTGGATGTATCTTTG GTGGCATATTGAACGGATACTTTGCGTCCAAGTACGGTTACCGACTTGTGATGTTCATTGCCCTTGGAGTTCTCGCTGCTTTGATCTTCATCACATTCTTCGCCAACTCCGCAGGAGTCCTCCTGACTGGCCAGGTCCTTTGTGGACTCTCATGGGGAGTGTTCGCCACCATCGGACCAGCCTACGCATCTGAAGTGTGCCCCACCATTCTGCGCGGTTATTTGACCATCTACGTCAATTTGTGCTGGGCTATCGGCCAGCTGATTGCCTCTGGTGTCCTCTACGGACTTGTCGACCGAAAGGACCAGTGGGGCTACCGTATCCCCTTCGGCCTACAGTGGATTTGGCCCGTTCCTTTGATGATCGTTTGCTGGCTCGCACCCGAAAGTCCATGGTGGCTTGTCCGCAGCGATCGCCTCGAAGACGCGAAGCGCAGCATCCGCCGACTGGGGGGTAGCAAGACCGAAGAACAAATCAACGGACAACTCGCCATGATGGTGCACACGATAAAGCTTGAATCTGAGATCGAAGCCGGCACCACCTACTGCGATTGTTTCAAGGGAGTTGATCTGCGCCGCACCGAGATCTGCTGTATGGCCTTCGTCGGTCAGATTCTGTCCGGCAGTACGTTTGCCTACTCACCTACCTATTTCTTTACCCAAGCCGGCATGGACACGAGTCGCTCTTTCCAACTTGGCGTCGGATGCACTTCCATAGCCTTCGTGGGAACATGTTTCTCGTGGTGGCTGATCACCGGATTTGGCCGCCGCACGCTATACGTCTGGGGCCAGGGCATACTCTGCGCAACTCTCTTCATGATTGGGATCCTGGACGTGTCCTCCTCCGCAAACAGCATCATGTGGGCACAAGCGGGACTCTGCTTTTTCTGGCTCTTAACTTATTCCTTAACCGTTGGCCCGATCACATACGCCATTGTCTCGGAGACATCCTCCGTCCGTCTGCGCCCGCTGACAGTCTGCATCGCGCGCACATCCTACCAAATCATAAACGTGGTGTCACAAGTACTTGAGCCATATTTCATGAACCCGACCGCGTGGAACGCGTCTGGCAAGACGGGATTCTTCTGGGGTGCCACGGCACTTGTTGCGTTTGTCTGGGCGTTCTTCCGTCTTCCCGAGGCCAAGGACCGTACCTACGCAGAGCTGGATATCCTGTTTGCTAGCAAGGTCAAGGCAAGAAATTTTGCGTTGACTGTTGTGGATCCCTATGCGATTAGGCCTGCTGAATCGCAGGCGGGTCTTGTGCGTAAGAAAACGCAGGACACCAATCATTGA
- a CDS encoding Integral membrane protein, putative, which translates to MEARFVPLEGVNLDDSRNKAMLIVTSVFFAISLLSVILRCFVRTHVVRAWGWDDGTMVIAMALNTAFAICGIVGCKYGLGRKTVYFAQYPDHFHRAMLCWWVGQLFYVLTCVVAKLSIIIALLRITISRVHAYILYGAMILATAVGLIFFFFTMFQCSPVDYFWKRAQPNTHGACINRTLLIGIAYLYSIGAAITDLTIGLIPVALIWNLRMNRRTKGAIAVILGIGSIASAAVIIRIPYIPTYKDPDFLYATSQLSIWSNIEAGIGITAGCLTTLRPIIRIFRDSSSDVTPQSFPLSNNVAGAFHRSMRSNQISRDDAHQLWTGTGSDEYHGVTTTISTAQKQLNSSEDDLTAYSNDPDAPRWRVERSVRVSVRNS; encoded by the exons ATGGAAGCTAGATTTGTCCCGCTGGAAGGGGTCAATCTCGACGACAGCCGAAACAAGGCGATGTTAATCGTGACTTCGGTCTTCTTCGCTATTTCGCTATTGAGCGTAATCCTAAGATGCTTTGTCCGTACACACGTTGTTCGCGCTTGGGGCTGGGATGATGGAACAATGGTCATAGCCATG GCCCTCAATACGGCCTTTGCAATCTGCGGCATCGTTGGTTGCAAATACGGACTTGGGAGGAAAACGGTATACTTTGCCCAATACCCGGATCACTTCCACCGCGCAATGCTG TGCTGGTGGGTGGGACAACTCTTCTACGTGTTAACATGCGTGGTAGCCAAGCTCTCCATTATCATTGCCCTCCTCCGAATCACCATCTCTCGCGTCCACGCCTATATCCTTTACGGCGCAATGATTCTCGCCACCGCCGTTggcctcatcttctttttcttcacCATGTTCCAATGCTCCCCCGTCGACTATTTCTGGAAACGGGCACAGCCGAATACTCATGGCGCGTGCATCAATAGAACTCTCCTCATTGGTATCGCGTACTTGTATAGCATCGGCGCCGCTATAACCGACCTGACAATTGGATTGATTCCCGTGGCGTTAATATGGAACCTGCGCATGAACCGCCGAACTAAGGGTGCCATTGCCGTTATCTTGGGCATCGGTTCCAT CGCGAGTGCCGCCGTTATTATTCGGATTCCCTATATCCCCACCTACAAAGATCCAGATTTCCTAT ATGCCACTTCCCAACTCTCTATATGGTCCAACATCGAAGCAGGAATCGGCATCACGGCGGGCTGTTTAACAACCCTCCGTCCCATAATTCGCATCTTCCGTGACAGCTCCTCTGATGTCACGCCACAGTCCTTTCCTCTATCCAACAATGTCGCTGGCGCCTTCCACCGCTCCATGCGGTCGAACCAGATATCCCGTGACGATGCACACCAGCTCTGGACTGGCACAGGGAGTGATGAGTACCACGGTGTTACGACTACTATCTCCACCGCTCAGAAACAACTTAATTCGAGCGAGGACGATTTGACTGCATATAGTAACGACCCCGATGCTCCCAGGTGGAGGGTTGAGAGGTCTGTTCGCGTGTCCGTGCGCAATTCATGA